The following proteins are co-located in the Agromyces laixinhei genome:
- a CDS encoding MazG family protein → MGAAHSGLDELIDTVALLRAPGGCPWDADQTHASLVQYLVEESWELIDAIESGSREEMIEELGDVLYQVLFHADLAANTDGERFDIDDVARHMTAKMVSRHPHVFGDREAETADDVVAFWDDLKADEKPHRTSVLDGIPRGMPALALAQKVLGKAEKVGVTHATAQAPSAAPAPLSPATEEELGAALLGLVASARVQGLDAERALRVVVRGLENEVRAAEAPRAG, encoded by the coding sequence ATGGGCGCTGCGCATTCCGGACTCGACGAACTCATCGACACGGTTGCCCTGCTCCGTGCCCCGGGCGGCTGCCCGTGGGATGCCGATCAGACCCACGCGAGCCTCGTGCAGTACCTCGTCGAGGAGAGCTGGGAGCTCATCGACGCGATCGAGTCGGGCAGTCGCGAGGAGATGATCGAGGAGCTCGGCGACGTGCTCTATCAGGTGCTCTTCCATGCCGACCTCGCGGCCAACACCGACGGCGAACGCTTCGACATCGACGACGTCGCGCGCCACATGACGGCCAAGATGGTGTCGCGGCATCCGCATGTCTTCGGCGACCGCGAGGCCGAGACGGCCGATGACGTGGTCGCGTTCTGGGACGACCTGAAGGCCGACGAGAAGCCGCACCGCACGAGCGTGCTCGACGGGATCCCGCGAGGTATGCCCGCGCTCGCGCTCGCGCAGAAGGTGCTCGGCAAGGCCGAGAAGGTCGGCGTGACGCATGCGACGGCGCAGGCCCCGAGCGCAGCGCCCGCGCCGCTCTCTCCCGCGACGGAGGAGGAACTCGGCGCGGCGCTGCTCGGGCTCGTGGCCTCCGCTCGCGTGCAGGGTCTCGATGCCGAGCGCGCGCTGCGTGTCGTCGTGCGGGGGCTCGAGAACGAGGTGCGCGCCGCCGAGGCGCCGCGCGCCGGCTGA
- a CDS encoding iron chaperone, with protein sequence MAKTDTSDGLSKEERDAVKQRAKELREQQKAGKNRAAGEKAVLDAIAALEPEDKPLAEGFYKVVSEVAPALVPKTYYGMPGFANSDGKMLVFIQPAKKFTTRYATIGFEDRANLDDGDLWPVGFAVRRWTPAVEATVTELVRKAVG encoded by the coding sequence GACGCGGTCAAGCAACGCGCCAAGGAGCTTCGCGAGCAGCAGAAGGCCGGCAAGAACCGTGCAGCAGGCGAGAAGGCGGTGCTCGACGCGATCGCCGCACTCGAACCCGAAGACAAGCCGCTCGCCGAGGGGTTCTACAAGGTCGTCAGCGAGGTCGCGCCCGCGCTCGTGCCCAAGACGTACTACGGCATGCCCGGCTTCGCGAACAGCGACGGCAAGATGCTCGTCTTCATCCAGCCCGCCAAGAAGTTCACGACGCGCTATGCGACGATCGGGTTCGAAGACCGCGCGAACCTCGACGACGGCGACCTGTGGCCCGTCGGTTTCGCGGTGCGCCGCTGGACGCCCGCAGTCGAGGCAACGGTCACCGAACTCGTGCGCAAGGCCGTCGGCTGA
- a CDS encoding S8 family serine peptidase: MKALATIAAATMLALAGGGAARADLVRDYEYWLTDYGFTTAWNTSRGKGVTVAIIDTGVNGNVAELRGAVVGGTDVSGLGTPDGQTPVGEDSTHGTMVAGLIAGRGTGEGSGVIGTAPEADLLTVSVAFGQETGAVKSNDEQIAEAVRWAVDNGADVINMSLTRNTPDWPESWDDAFMYAFDHDVVVVAAAGNRGSGTSQVGAPATIPGVLAVAGVDKAKNASFDASSQGISIAVAAPSEDLVGILPDGSHVQWDGTSGAAPIVSGLVALIRSEFPELDAANVINRLIKTADPNGQKVPSALYGYGLIDPVVALTTDVPKVDENPLGSLADWITLHRRAEVEAPDQSGETQPIVPVADPPLPHSDGGQTLLPTQWTLAYITVPLSLVAGFGTLAALLGIGATRHTRRTVRNREQ, translated from the coding sequence GTGAAGGCCTTGGCGACCATCGCGGCAGCGACGATGCTCGCGCTCGCCGGAGGCGGCGCCGCGCGCGCCGACCTCGTGCGCGACTACGAGTACTGGCTCACCGACTACGGCTTCACCACTGCGTGGAACACCTCGCGCGGCAAGGGCGTCACCGTGGCGATCATCGACACGGGCGTCAACGGAAACGTCGCCGAGCTTCGCGGTGCGGTCGTCGGCGGCACGGATGTCTCGGGCCTCGGCACTCCCGACGGGCAGACCCCGGTCGGCGAGGACTCGACGCACGGCACGATGGTCGCCGGACTCATCGCCGGTCGAGGCACGGGGGAGGGCAGCGGCGTGATCGGCACCGCCCCCGAGGCCGACCTGCTCACCGTCTCGGTGGCCTTCGGTCAGGAGACGGGGGCGGTGAAGTCGAACGACGAGCAGATCGCCGAGGCCGTGCGTTGGGCGGTCGACAACGGCGCCGACGTGATCAACATGTCCTTGACGCGGAACACTCCCGACTGGCCCGAGAGCTGGGACGACGCGTTCATGTACGCGTTCGACCACGACGTCGTCGTGGTCGCGGCGGCGGGAAACCGCGGCAGCGGCACGAGCCAGGTGGGTGCACCCGCGACGATCCCCGGCGTGCTGGCGGTCGCTGGTGTCGACAAGGCGAAGAATGCGAGCTTCGACGCGAGTTCACAGGGCATTTCGATCGCCGTCGCCGCACCGAGCGAGGATCTCGTCGGCATCCTGCCCGACGGCAGCCATGTGCAGTGGGACGGGACGAGCGGCGCCGCGCCCATCGTGTCGGGCCTCGTCGCCCTGATCCGGTCGGAGTTCCCCGAGCTCGACGCGGCCAACGTCATCAATCGACTCATCAAGACCGCCGACCCCAACGGCCAGAAGGTGCCGAGCGCGCTCTACGGGTACGGCCTGATCGACCCGGTCGTCGCGCTGACGACCGACGTGCCGAAAGTCGACGAGAACCCGCTCGGTTCCCTTGCGGACTGGATCACTCTGCACCGTCGAGCGGAGGTCGAGGCGCCCGACCAGAGTGGCGAGACGCAACCGATCGTGCCGGTCGCCGATCCTCCCTTACCCCATTCCGACGGCGGTCAGACACTGCTTCCGACGCAGTGGACGCTCGCCTACATCACCGTGCCGCTCTCACTTGTTGCAGGGTTTGGTACGCTAGCAGCGCTGTTGGGCATCGGCGCCACTCGGCATACCAGGCGGACTGTCCGCAATCGCGAGCAGTGA
- the eno gene encoding phosphopyruvate hydratase produces MAFIEAVGAREILDSRGNPTVEVEVLLDDGSLARAAVPSGASTGAFEAYELRDGDNDRYLGKGVQKAVDAVLDDLGPAIEDLDAADQRLVDAALVEADGTENKSRLGANAILGVSLAVAKAAADSADLPLFRYLGGPNAHVLPVPMMNIINGGAHADTGVDIQEFMVLPIGAPTYSEGLRWGVETYHALKSLLKAKGLSTGLGDEGGFAPDFAHNRAALDFISEAIEKAGFTLGTDIALGLDVAASEFHENGVYKFEGKDRTSAEMNAYYAELAAAYPLVSIEDPLDESDWDGWAALTAELGTKLQLVGDDLFVTNPKRLAQGIATHTGNSILVKVNQIGTLTETLDAVKLAQRSGYTAVMSHRSGETEDTTIADLAVATDCGQIKTGAPARSERVAKYNQLLRIEEELGEAAVYAGRTAFPRYTA; encoded by the coding sequence GTGGCATTCATCGAAGCTGTAGGCGCTCGCGAGATTCTCGACTCGCGCGGCAACCCGACCGTCGAGGTCGAGGTGCTGCTCGACGACGGCTCGCTCGCTCGCGCCGCGGTGCCCTCGGGCGCATCGACCGGTGCCTTCGAGGCGTACGAGCTGCGCGACGGCGACAACGACCGCTACCTCGGCAAGGGCGTGCAGAAGGCCGTCGACGCCGTGCTCGACGACCTCGGTCCGGCCATCGAAGACCTCGACGCCGCCGACCAGCGCCTCGTCGACGCCGCCCTGGTCGAAGCCGACGGCACCGAGAACAAGAGCCGCCTCGGCGCCAACGCCATTCTCGGCGTGAGCCTCGCGGTCGCCAAGGCCGCGGCCGATTCCGCCGACCTGCCGCTCTTCCGCTACCTCGGCGGCCCCAACGCCCACGTGCTGCCCGTGCCGATGATGAACATCATCAACGGCGGCGCGCACGCCGACACCGGCGTCGACATCCAGGAGTTCATGGTGCTGCCGATCGGCGCCCCGACCTACTCCGAGGGCCTCCGCTGGGGCGTTGAGACCTATCACGCGCTGAAGAGCCTGCTGAAGGCCAAGGGCCTCTCGACCGGCCTCGGCGACGAGGGCGGCTTCGCTCCCGACTTCGCGCACAACCGCGCAGCACTCGACTTCATCTCCGAGGCGATCGAGAAGGCCGGCTTCACGCTCGGCACCGACATCGCCCTCGGCCTGGATGTCGCGGCGAGCGAGTTCCACGAGAACGGCGTCTACAAGTTCGAGGGCAAGGACCGCACCTCTGCCGAGATGAACGCGTACTACGCCGAGCTCGCAGCCGCGTACCCGCTCGTGTCGATCGAGGACCCGCTCGACGAGTCCGACTGGGACGGCTGGGCCGCCCTCACGGCCGAGCTCGGCACGAAGCTGCAACTCGTCGGCGACGACCTCTTCGTCACCAACCCGAAGCGCCTCGCCCAGGGCATCGCCACGCACACCGGCAACTCGATCCTCGTCAAGGTGAACCAGATCGGCACCCTGACCGAGACGCTCGACGCCGTGAAGCTCGCGCAGCGCTCGGGCTACACGGCCGTCATGTCGCACCGCTCGGGCGAGACCGAAGACACGACGATCGCCGATCTCGCCGTCGCGACCGACTGCGGTCAGATCAAGACGGGCGCGCCCGCCCGGAGTGAGCGGGTCGCCAAGTACAATCAGCTTCTGAGGATCGAAGAGGAACTCGGTGAGGCTGCGGTGTACGCCGGCCGCACGGCGTTCCCTCGCTACACGGCCTAG
- the hisS gene encoding histidine--tRNA ligase, with the protein MAASVTPPRGMRDFLPAEKARREHALGVIRGVYAAHGFDEIETPVMEDSSRLHAGLGGDNEKLAFAVMKRALGTDDLERAAASGDALSLADLGLRYDLTVPLARFYATHRAALPPVFRAIQIAPVWRAERPQKGRYRQFVQCDIDIIGEAGPLAELELLTATVATLDALGLGGCTIRLNDRRILAGILGSWGVPDELRERALITIDKLDKIGAEGVAAELAGLGIVTGDADVAAELEALTAADWHLADRQSSQSGQGAPAPSWLDLDAYGELLALRESLPDAAIEFDPTLVRGMGYYTGTIFEIAHPDHGYSLGGGGRYDGMIGRFLGQEVPACGFSIGFERIVDLLAVRDEERPRAVVLVYDVDVAPGRLLELKRELVASGTRVRLERRVKNLRALLDRVTADGFDAFAQVGAETTEAASLAFRELSA; encoded by the coding sequence ATGGCCGCATCCGTCACCCCTCCGCGCGGTATGCGCGACTTCCTCCCCGCCGAGAAGGCCCGTCGCGAGCACGCTCTCGGCGTGATCCGCGGCGTCTACGCGGCGCACGGCTTCGACGAGATCGAAACGCCCGTGATGGAGGACTCCTCTCGGCTGCACGCCGGACTCGGCGGCGACAACGAGAAGCTCGCCTTCGCCGTCATGAAGCGCGCGCTCGGCACCGACGACCTCGAGCGCGCCGCGGCATCCGGCGACGCGCTCTCGCTCGCCGACCTCGGCCTGCGCTACGACCTGACCGTGCCGCTCGCGCGGTTCTATGCGACGCACCGCGCGGCGCTGCCGCCGGTGTTCCGGGCGATCCAGATCGCGCCGGTGTGGCGTGCCGAACGGCCGCAGAAGGGCCGCTACCGGCAGTTCGTGCAGTGCGACATCGACATCATCGGCGAGGCCGGGCCGCTCGCGGAACTCGAACTGCTGACCGCGACCGTTGCGACGCTCGATGCGCTCGGTCTCGGCGGCTGCACGATCCGGCTCAACGACCGGCGCATCCTCGCGGGAATCCTCGGATCGTGGGGCGTTCCGGATGAGCTCCGCGAACGTGCGCTCATCACGATCGACAAGCTCGACAAGATCGGTGCCGAGGGAGTTGCGGCCGAGCTCGCGGGGCTCGGCATCGTCACGGGCGACGCGGATGTCGCGGCCGAACTCGAGGCGCTCACCGCCGCCGACTGGCACCTGGCCGATCGCCAGTCGTCGCAGAGTGGGCAGGGTGCGCCCGCGCCCTCATGGCTCGACCTCGATGCGTACGGTGAACTGCTCGCGCTGCGCGAGAGCCTGCCCGACGCGGCGATCGAGTTCGACCCCACCCTCGTGCGCGGCATGGGGTACTACACGGGTACGATCTTCGAGATCGCCCACCCCGACCACGGCTACTCCCTCGGCGGCGGGGGGCGGTACGACGGCATGATCGGGCGCTTCCTCGGCCAGGAGGTGCCCGCGTGCGGCTTCTCGATCGGCTTCGAGCGCATCGTCGACCTGCTCGCCGTGCGCGACGAAGAGCGCCCGCGCGCGGTGGTGCTCGTCTACGACGTGGATGTCGCGCCGGGGCGGCTGCTCGAGCTGAAGCGCGAGCTCGTGGCATCCGGAACCCGCGTGCGCCTCGAACGCCGGGTCAAGAACCTGCGCGCCCTGCTCGACCGCGTCACCGCCGACGGGTTCGACGCATTCGCGCAGGTGGGCGCCGAGACGACGGAAGCCGCGTCGCTCGCGTTCCGCGAACTCTCCGCGTAG
- a CDS encoding Na+/H+ antiporter NhaA, giving the protein MNFLRSERWAAALLLIAAALGLLVANLSFGPALIELKDAHLDLPWLGLDLSAGHWISDGLLAIFFFIVAVELKRELVIGELNTLSKALLPAIAAGGGVVVPALIFLAFTAGTETADGWPIPTATDIAFALGVLAMFGTWIPTRVRVFLLALAVLDDLIAILIIAFFFTADANLASIGFAGIAITLFGAVSRMMKPRSAWILARRPQWPIVLVLIVLGALAWYFVFQSGVHATIAGVALGLVMARRPGGRAVHSLEPWSNGVILPLFAFSAAMVAVPQVTPSELDPAFWGILIGLPVGKIIGIMLAGGLGALVIRRSSGTSLTLGDLFVVGALGGIGFTVSLLMNELAFAGLPEVADEGTLAVLLGSGVAIVVSAVVVSLRSRHYQRHGGHAGVGGAFSR; this is encoded by the coding sequence ATGAACTTCCTCCGCTCCGAGCGCTGGGCAGCCGCCCTCCTCCTCATCGCCGCCGCGCTCGGCCTGCTGGTCGCGAACCTCTCGTTCGGGCCGGCGCTCATCGAGCTGAAGGATGCGCACCTCGACCTGCCCTGGCTCGGCCTCGACCTGTCGGCGGGTCACTGGATCAGCGACGGCCTGCTCGCGATCTTCTTCTTCATCGTCGCGGTCGAGCTGAAGCGCGAACTGGTCATCGGCGAGCTCAACACCCTGTCGAAGGCGCTGCTGCCGGCGATCGCCGCGGGCGGTGGGGTCGTCGTGCCTGCCCTCATCTTCCTCGCGTTCACTGCGGGCACCGAGACGGCCGACGGATGGCCCATCCCCACCGCGACCGACATCGCCTTCGCCCTCGGCGTGCTCGCCATGTTCGGCACGTGGATCCCGACCCGAGTGCGGGTGTTCCTCCTCGCGCTCGCGGTGCTCGACGACCTCATCGCGATCCTCATCATCGCGTTCTTCTTCACCGCCGACGCGAACCTCGCGTCGATCGGCTTCGCGGGCATCGCGATCACCCTGTTCGGCGCGGTGAGCCGCATGATGAAGCCGCGATCGGCGTGGATCCTCGCGCGCCGGCCTCAGTGGCCGATCGTGCTCGTACTGATCGTGCTCGGCGCGCTCGCCTGGTACTTCGTCTTCCAGTCCGGCGTGCACGCGACGATCGCGGGTGTCGCGCTCGGCCTCGTCATGGCGCGTCGCCCCGGCGGGCGTGCAGTGCATTCGCTCGAACCGTGGTCGAACGGCGTGATCCTGCCGCTGTTCGCCTTCTCGGCTGCGATGGTCGCGGTGCCCCAAGTGACCCCGAGCGAGCTCGACCCCGCGTTCTGGGGCATCCTCATCGGATTGCCGGTCGGCAAGATCATCGGCATCATGCTCGCGGGCGGCCTCGGCGCACTCGTCATACGGCGCAGCTCGGGCACCTCGCTCACCCTCGGCGACCTGTTCGTCGTCGGCGCGCTCGGCGGAATCGGCTTCACGGTGTCGCTGCTCATGAACGAACTCGCCTTCGCCGGGCTGCCCGAGGTCGCCGATGAGGGCACCCTCGCGGTGCTGCTCGGTTCTGGCGTGGCGATCGTCGTCTCGGCCGTCGTCGTGAGCCTGCGCTCGCGTCACTACCAGCGGCACGGGGGCCACGCGGGCGTGGGCGGCGCATTCTCGCGCTGA
- a CDS encoding LysE family transporter, protein MTLSLWATLLAACFVISFTPGAGAINTMGNSLNAGFRRSIWGIIGQQAALIVHILIVAAGLGVLVAGSPVAFEVIRYAGAAYLVYLGIRQLLAKPQPPVDEGEDESTADAAGRARNARAESRWSMFRRGLWVNLLNPKAIVFFLAFLPQFIRPELPLLPQYLVVGLTVVVVDVIVMWGFFAVAAHSLRRFTRSVRGQRTLNGVFGVLFIIVGVLLAVVH, encoded by the coding sequence GTGACCCTCTCGCTCTGGGCGACGCTCCTCGCAGCCTGCTTCGTCATCAGCTTCACCCCGGGCGCCGGCGCGATCAACACGATGGGCAACTCCCTCAACGCGGGGTTCCGGCGTTCGATCTGGGGCATCATCGGGCAGCAGGCCGCGCTGATCGTGCACATCCTGATCGTCGCGGCCGGCCTCGGCGTGCTCGTCGCCGGTTCGCCGGTCGCATTCGAGGTCATCCGCTACGCGGGCGCCGCCTACCTCGTCTACCTCGGCATCCGGCAACTGCTCGCGAAGCCGCAGCCGCCGGTCGACGAGGGCGAGGATGAAAGCACGGCGGATGCCGCAGGGCGGGCGCGGAACGCGCGCGCCGAGTCGCGCTGGTCGATGTTCCGCCGCGGCCTCTGGGTGAACCTCCTGAACCCCAAGGCGATCGTGTTCTTCCTCGCATTCCTGCCGCAGTTCATCCGCCCGGAACTGCCGCTCCTGCCGCAGTACCTGGTCGTCGGCCTGACCGTCGTGGTGGTCGACGTGATCGTGATGTGGGGCTTCTTCGCGGTTGCAGCGCACAGCCTGCGGCGGTTCACCCGTTCGGTGCGCGGCCAGCGCACGCTCAACGGCGTATTCGGCGTGCTGTTCATCATCGTGGGCGTCCTGCTCGCCGTCGTGCACTGA
- a CDS encoding DUF501 domain-containing protein, with amino-acid sequence MTRPPFEPVSERDLRIVTAQLGREPRDVVGIAARCVCGAPTVVATAPRLSDGTPFPTFYYLSHQAATAAMSFLEAAQLMVECTDLLANDAEIAGAYDRAHRDYLADRDSIAVVPELDGISAGGMPSRVKCLHALVAHSLAAGPGANPIGDIALERSSWSPDVCRCPDYGVDDAPVAEAAGGPAG; translated from the coding sequence ATGACCCGCCCGCCGTTCGAACCGGTCAGCGAGCGCGATCTGCGCATCGTCACGGCGCAGCTCGGGCGCGAACCCCGTGACGTCGTCGGCATCGCCGCCCGGTGCGTGTGCGGGGCGCCGACGGTGGTCGCCACCGCCCCGCGTCTCTCCGACGGCACGCCGTTCCCGACCTTCTACTACCTCTCGCATCAAGCGGCGACTGCGGCGATGTCGTTCCTCGAGGCCGCGCAGCTCATGGTCGAGTGCACCGACCTGCTCGCGAATGACGCCGAGATCGCCGGCGCGTACGACCGGGCCCACCGCGACTACCTCGCCGACCGCGATTCGATCGCCGTCGTGCCCGAGCTCGACGGCATCTCCGCGGGGGGCATGCCGAGCCGCGTCAAGTGCCTGCACGCACTCGTTGCGCACTCTCTCGCGGCCGGCCCCGGTGCGAACCCGATCGGCGACATCGCGCTCGAGCGTTCGAGTTGGTCGCCCGACGTCTGCCGCTGCCCCGACTACGGCGTCGACGACGCGCCTGTCGCCGAGGCCGCCGGAGGGCCGGCCGGGTGA
- a CDS encoding NAD(P)/FAD-dependent oxidoreductase — MPKILIVGGGYAGFYTAWKLEKWLRNGEAEVTIVDPLPYMTYQPFLPEVAAGSIEPRHSVVAQRRHLKKTNVVTAKVTRIDHAAKTATITPEFGEPWQFDYDVVVVTGGAVSRTFPIPGIADNAIGLKSVEEAVAIRDRVLTNFDKASNLPPGPERERLLTFVVVGGGFAGIEVFAELRSFASSLLEYYPQLTFDETHFHLIEAMGRIMPEVSLETSHWVIKHLAQRGAEIHLDTQLTSAVDGVIELSTGESFETDLIVWTAGVMANPAIVRSSDLPVEERGRIKTRADLRVGDDEDFVADAWAAGDISAVPDLSGGGVGGYCVPNAQHAVRQGKLLAKNIVAVLRGEEPKEYFHKNLGAVAGLGIGSGVFQSGKLALKGLIAWFAHRGYHGLAMPSWERKFRVFWGWWNNFWLGRDIVSLSAVQQPRAQFELFAARPKPPAVEAPAPTAAPAAKSGASAKKEAVAAK, encoded by the coding sequence GTGCCCAAGATTCTCATCGTCGGCGGTGGCTATGCGGGGTTCTACACGGCGTGGAAGCTCGAGAAGTGGTTGCGTAACGGCGAGGCAGAGGTCACGATCGTCGACCCGCTGCCCTACATGACGTACCAGCCGTTCCTGCCCGAGGTCGCAGCCGGCTCGATCGAGCCGCGTCACTCGGTCGTCGCGCAGCGCCGGCACCTGAAGAAGACGAACGTCGTGACCGCGAAGGTCACCCGCATCGACCACGCGGCGAAGACTGCGACGATCACGCCCGAGTTCGGTGAACCGTGGCAGTTCGACTACGACGTCGTCGTCGTCACCGGCGGCGCGGTCTCGCGCACCTTCCCGATCCCGGGCATCGCCGACAACGCGATCGGACTCAAGTCGGTCGAAGAGGCGGTCGCCATCCGTGACCGCGTCCTCACGAACTTCGACAAGGCCTCGAACCTTCCCCCCGGTCCCGAGCGCGAGCGCCTGCTCACCTTCGTCGTGGTCGGCGGCGGGTTCGCGGGCATCGAGGTGTTCGCCGAGCTCCGCTCGTTCGCGAGCTCGCTGCTCGAGTACTACCCGCAGCTCACCTTCGATGAGACGCACTTCCACCTCATCGAGGCGATGGGGCGCATCATGCCCGAGGTCTCGCTCGAGACGAGCCACTGGGTCATCAAGCACCTCGCCCAGCGCGGTGCCGAGATCCACCTCGACACGCAGCTCACGAGCGCGGTCGACGGCGTCATCGAACTGTCGACGGGCGAGAGCTTCGAGACCGACCTCATCGTCTGGACGGCCGGGGTCATGGCGAACCCCGCCATCGTGCGCTCGAGCGACCTGCCCGTCGAAGAGCGCGGTCGCATCAAGACCCGCGCCGACCTCCGCGTCGGCGACGACGAGGACTTCGTGGCCGACGCCTGGGCGGCCGGTGACATCTCGGCGGTGCCCGACCTCAGCGGCGGCGGCGTCGGCGGCTACTGCGTGCCGAACGCACAGCACGCCGTGCGCCAGGGCAAGCTGCTCGCGAAGAACATCGTCGCCGTGCTCCGAGGTGAGGAGCCGAAGGAGTACTTCCACAAGAACCTGGGTGCGGTCGCCGGTCTCGGCATCGGCTCGGGCGTGTTCCAGTCGGGCAAGCTCGCGCTGAAGGGCCTCATCGCCTGGTTCGCGCACCGCGGCTACCACGGTCTGGCCATGCCCAGCTGGGAGCGCAAGTTCCGCGTGTTCTGGGGCTGGTGGAACAACTTCTGGCTCGGCCGTGACATCGTCTCGCTGAGCGCCGTGCAGCAGCCGCGAGCGCAGTTCGAGCTGTTCGCCGCACGTCCGAAGCCCCCGGCGGTCGAGGCTCCTGCCCCGACGGCCGCGCCCGCCGCGAAATCGGGTGCTTCGGCCAAGAAAGAGGCGGTCGCCGCCAAGTAG
- a CDS encoding FtsB family cell division protein, which yields MPDETGRSGRAPRRPDGSGGSGGAGWLSGIRFSGFSLIMMGVLVLAVVVLAPTIAAFAQQRQQIAELRAAVSAQEEEVQRLRDERERWNDDTFIVTQARERLYYVMPGEVSYLVIDDRTAAAKTDTTAGVSAEVTESKGDWMQTLLDSVLTAGLAPDAAPAVDPASTTPPAAPAAEENR from the coding sequence ATGCCAGACGAGACCGGTCGCTCCGGCCGCGCCCCACGACGGCCCGACGGTTCCGGCGGTTCCGGCGGTGCCGGCTGGCTCAGCGGCATCCGTTTCTCAGGTTTCTCCCTCATCATGATGGGAGTGCTCGTGCTCGCCGTCGTGGTGCTCGCGCCGACCATCGCGGCGTTCGCACAGCAACGGCAGCAGATCGCCGAGCTTCGCGCCGCCGTCTCCGCGCAGGAGGAGGAGGTGCAGCGGCTTCGCGACGAACGCGAGCGCTGGAACGACGACACGTTCATCGTGACCCAGGCGCGCGAGCGTCTGTACTACGTGATGCCGGGCGAGGTGAGCTACCTCGTCATCGACGACCGAACGGCAGCGGCGAAGACGGACACCACAGCGGGGGTCTCGGCCGAGGTGACCGAATCGAAGGGAGACTGGATGCAGACGCTCCTCGACTCGGTGCTCACCGCGGGGCTCGCTCCCGACGCAGCGCCGGCTGTCGATCCGGCGTCCACGACCCCGCCAGCCGCGCCAGCCGCCGAGGAGAACCGATGA